The Lactuca sativa cultivar Salinas chromosome 2, Lsat_Salinas_v11, whole genome shotgun sequence genome includes a window with the following:
- the LOC111882545 gene encoding miraculin, whose amino-acid sequence MGGRIKLTDTMNNKKICPFNVVQDPADVNLGGQFMFTLIGKQKYLLTSRNLAIDSGYPKGACEGSTFWTIPDAEAKPPSNLITTGGGFEEAVTCFRIQEYPKPTSPKVHSYMLQHCPSFCGAGPGTCFNVSIYLDKGVRRLAATGDTPFEFVFHKLSK is encoded by the coding sequence ATGGGTGGAAGAATTAAGTTAACTGACACAATGAACAATAAGAAAATTTGCCCATTCAATGTGGTGCAGGACCCAGCTGACGTTAACCTCGGTGGCCAGTTCATGTTCACTCTTATTGGTAAGCAAAAGTATCTCCTCACCTCACGCAATCTTGCCATTGATTCGGGGTATCCCAAGGGTGCTTGTGAGGGGTCGACATTTTGGACGATCCCAGATGCTGAAGCAAAGCCACCTTCTAATCTGATTACAACTGGTGGTGGTTTCGAGGAGGCAGTTACATGCTTTCGTATTCAGGAGTATCCTAAGCCAACAAGTCCGAAGGTGCACAGCTACATGCTTCAACACTGTCCCTCGTTTTGTGGTGCAGGTCCTGGAACATGCTTTAACGTAAGCATTTACTTAGACAAGGGGGTCAGGCGTCTTGCTGCCACTGGtgatactccttttgagtttgtGTTTCATAAGCTTTCCAAGTAA